Proteins found in one Candidatus Binataceae bacterium genomic segment:
- a CDS encoding HPr family phosphocarrier protein codes for MPAAEATLEIKNRLGLHLRAASSLTQALKPFSASVTVSKGAHQANARSVTSLIMLGAGIGSRLKVKAEGDDAAAALEAIKRLFEARFGED; via the coding sequence ATGCCCGCAGCCGAAGCAACTCTCGAGATTAAAAACCGGCTTGGGCTCCATCTGCGCGCCGCGTCGAGCCTGACCCAAGCGCTCAAACCTTTCAGCGCGAGCGTGACTGTGTCGAAGGGCGCCCACCAGGCCAACGCGCGCAGCGTTACCAGCCTGATCATGCTCGGCGCCGGAATCGGTTCCAGATTGAAGGTAAAGGCCGAGGGCGACGACGCCGCCGCTGCGCTCGAGGCCATTAAGCGCCTGTTCGAGGCCCGTTTTGGCGAAGATTGA
- a CDS encoding anti-sigma factor: MDHDQVKELLPLEALGLLDGDEARALTAHLATVCDECEAELRTLREALAAMALAEAGQATAAPGQSPVDRVWSRLESRLGPTLSAASSSMDPSRQPVRSAAREVDAGGRRGVARGWRVAAVLGAAAALLMVVVAGNFANQLSSSQHDSAIQLAALDERLRGLSEKLISRDRELISLRQEAAANRQMIHAVLAPDLRTIKLGPLPPAPDAAGLVAISTSRRQSLLQVAGLPPAPPDKTYEFWWIGAKSGPVRAALFTAGPNGGATVVPSMPPPGEVILAGAVTLEPAGGTDKPTGAMYLKGAP; encoded by the coding sequence ATGGATCACGATCAGGTAAAAGAACTGCTGCCGCTCGAGGCGCTCGGCCTGCTCGACGGCGACGAAGCGCGCGCGCTGACCGCGCATCTCGCCACCGTCTGCGACGAGTGTGAGGCCGAGTTGCGCACCCTGCGCGAAGCGCTCGCCGCGATGGCCCTCGCGGAAGCCGGCCAGGCTACCGCCGCACCCGGCCAGTCCCCCGTCGATCGCGTCTGGAGCCGACTCGAGTCGCGTCTCGGCCCCACCCTATCGGCTGCGTCGAGCAGCATGGATCCGAGTCGCCAGCCGGTACGTTCTGCGGCCCGTGAAGTCGATGCGGGCGGGCGCCGCGGCGTCGCGCGCGGATGGCGCGTTGCCGCCGTACTCGGCGCGGCCGCGGCCCTCCTGATGGTGGTCGTCGCGGGCAACTTCGCCAATCAACTCAGTTCCTCACAACACGACTCTGCGATTCAGCTCGCAGCACTTGACGAGCGCTTACGCGGCTTGAGCGAAAAGCTCATCTCCCGCGATCGCGAGCTGATCAGCCTCCGTCAGGAAGCCGCGGCCAACCGCCAGATGATCCATGCGGTGCTCGCGCCCGATCTGCGTACGATCAAGCTCGGGCCGCTGCCGCCCGCACCCGACGCCGCCGGCCTTGTCGCGATCAGCACCTCGCGCAGACAGTCCCTGCTTCAGGTCGCCGGGCTGCCGCCCGCGCCGCCAGATAAAACCTACGAATTCTGGTGGATCGGCGCGAAGAGCGGACCAGTTCGCGCCGCGCTCTTCACCGCGGGCCCCAATGGCGGCGCTACCGTCGTACCCTCGATGCCGCCGCCGGGTGAGGTTATTCTCGCCGGCGCCGTCACGCTCGAACCGGCCGGCGGTACCGATAAACCTACCGGCGCGATGTACCTCAAGGGTGCACCCTAG
- the metK gene encoding methionine adenosyltransferase: MNDFLFTSESVAEGHPDKMCDQISDAILDALLAEDPTSRVALETLTKTGLIVLAGEITSKSNPDFIKIARRTAVEIGYDNLEVGFDGNMCAVLTAIEPQSPDISQGVTEGEGLHKEQGAGDQGLMFGYACDETQELMPLPIQLAHRLMENLAKLRREKKLDFLRPDGKSQVTVRYANGRPAGVSAVVVSTQHSPAVSHATIREAIIEELIKKTIPAEYLDKSTAYHVNPTGSFVVGGPHGDCGLTGRKIIVDSYGGYGRHGGGAFSGKDPTKVDRSACYMARYVAKNVVAAGLAKRCEIQVAYAIGVAEPVSILIDTFDTGTVPDHKLSTALRELFDFRPAAIIKTLNLRRPIYQATAAYGHFGRAAANGFFPWERVDRVDALRSAFGAQNH; the protein is encoded by the coding sequence TTGAATGATTTCCTGTTCACTTCCGAGTCGGTTGCCGAGGGGCATCCGGACAAGATGTGCGACCAGATCTCTGACGCCATTCTGGACGCGCTCCTCGCCGAAGACCCGACCTCGCGCGTCGCGCTGGAGACCCTGACCAAAACCGGGCTCATCGTGCTGGCCGGAGAAATCACCTCAAAATCCAATCCGGATTTCATAAAAATCGCCCGCCGCACCGCAGTTGAGATCGGCTACGACAACCTCGAGGTCGGATTCGACGGCAATATGTGCGCAGTGCTGACGGCGATCGAGCCGCAATCGCCCGACATCTCTCAGGGCGTCACCGAGGGCGAGGGGTTGCACAAGGAACAGGGAGCGGGCGATCAGGGCCTGATGTTCGGCTATGCCTGCGACGAAACCCAGGAGCTGATGCCGCTGCCGATCCAGTTGGCGCATCGCCTGATGGAGAATCTGGCTAAGCTGCGGCGCGAGAAAAAACTCGATTTTCTGCGCCCCGACGGCAAAAGCCAGGTCACCGTGCGCTACGCCAACGGCCGTCCGGCGGGCGTCTCCGCGGTCGTGGTCTCCACACAGCACAGCCCGGCAGTCAGCCATGCAACGATTCGCGAGGCGATCATCGAAGAGCTAATCAAAAAAACCATCCCGGCCGAATATCTCGACAAGTCGACCGCCTATCACGTCAATCCGACCGGCAGCTTCGTCGTCGGCGGACCCCACGGCGATTGCGGCCTCACCGGACGCAAGATCATCGTTGACAGCTACGGCGGCTATGGCCGCCACGGCGGCGGCGCCTTTTCAGGCAAGGATCCCACCAAGGTCGATCGCTCGGCCTGCTACATGGCGCGCTATGTGGCCAAGAACGTGGTCGCGGCCGGGCTCGCGAAACGCTGCGAAATCCAGGTTGCCTACGCGATCGGCGTCGCCGAACCGGTCTCGATCCTGATCGATACCTTCGACACCGGCACCGTGCCCGATCACAAGCTTTCGACCGCCCTGCGCGAGCTCTTCGATTTCCGTCCCGCCGCGATTATCAAGACGCTCAATTTGCGCCGGCCGATCTATCAGGCGACCGCCGCCTACGGTCATTTCGGCCGCGCCGCGGCTAACGGCTTTTTCCCCTGGGAGCGCGTCGACCGGGTGGACGCGCTGCGCAGCGCTTTTGGCGCCCAGAATCATTAA